From the genome of Chelonoidis abingdonii isolate Lonesome George chromosome 25, CheloAbing_2.0, whole genome shotgun sequence, one region includes:
- the GJB3 gene encoding gap junction beta-3 protein — MDWKTLQGLLSGVNKYSTAFGRIWLSVVFVFRVLVYVVAAERVWGDEQKDFDCNTKQPGCTNVCYDHFFPISHIRLWALQLIFVTCPSLLVIMHVAYREDRERKNREKNGEDCPKLYRNTGKKHGGLWWTYLLTLFFKLTIEISFLYILHKMWDSFDLPRLVKCANLDPCPNIVDCYIARPTEKKVFTYFMVGASAICIVLTVCEIFYLIFKRAIRSLHKWKKNSTKHLVSYNQASTCRCHLKLEQQDGKAKNKPLDALRASAPNLTLI, encoded by the coding sequence ATGGACTGGAAGACGTTGCAGGGCCTGCTGAGCGGGGTGAACAAATATTCCACGGCCTTCGGGCGCATCTGGCTCTCCGTGGTCTTCGTCTTCCGGGTGTTGGTCTACGTGGTGGCGGCGGAGCGCGTGTGGGGGGACGAGCAGAAGGACTTTGACTGCAACACCAAGCAGCCCGGCTGCACCAACGTCTGCTATGACCACTTCTTCCCCATCTCCCACATCCGCCTCTGGGCCCTGCAGCTCATCTTCGtcacctgcccctccctgctgGTGATCATGCATGTGGCCTACCGGGAAGACCGGGAGAGGAAGAACCGGGAGAAGAATGGTGAGGACTGCCCCAAGCTCTATCGCAACACGGGCAAGAAACACGGCGGGTTATGGTGGACCTACCTGCTGACCCTCTTCTTCAAGCTGACCATCGAGATCAGCTTCCTCTACATCCTCCACAAGATGTGGGATAGCTTTGACCTGCCGCGCCTGGTCAAGTGCGCCAACCTAGACCCCTGCCCCAACATCGTGGACTGCTACATTGCCCGGCCGACCGAAAAAAAGGTCTTCACCTACTTCATGGTGGGGGCCTCCGCCATCTGCATTGTCCTCACCGTCTGCGAGATCTTCTACCTCATCTTCAAGCGGGCCATCCGGAGCCTGCACAAATGGAAGAAGAACTCCACCAAGCACTTGGTCAGCTACAACCAGGCTTCCACCTGCCGGTGCCACCTCAAGCTGGAGCAGCAGGATGGCAAAGCCAAGAACAAGCCTTTGGACGCCCTCCGGGCCTCCGCTCCCAACTTGACTCTGATCTGA